The stretch of DNA AGGGCGGCCACCGCCTCGTCGGCGACCTGCGGGCCGGCCCCCACGACGACCGTCAACGGGCAGAGGCGGCCGAGGAGTTCAGTGACCGCGGCCGCGTCGACAACGGGCAGCGGGGCACCCAGGAGCACCATGGACGGCCGGTCGAGGCCCGCGCGCAGCAGGACTTCGGCGCCGTCACGGCACTCCGTGACCTTGATGCCTTCGGCGGTGAGCCCGGCGGCCACGTCCGCGGCGACCGCCTCGTCGGCCTCGGCGAGCAGCAGCGCGGGTGCGGTGGGGAGATGGCTGGGAAGCCGTCGCGCTCCGGGCTGCGGCATCGGGCCACCTCCTTATCCGAAGCGGCCGGTGATGTAGTCCTCGGTGCGTGGGTCGGCCGGGTTCTCGAAGATCTTCTCGGTGGTGTCGTACTCGACGAGGCGCCCGTGGCGTACGCCCTTGTCGTCCACGTCGGCGGTGAAGAAGGCGGTGTAGTCGGAGATCCGCGCCGCCTGTTGCATGTTGTGCGTGACGATGACGATGGTGAACTCGGACGCGAGGCCCGCCATCAGGTCCTCGATGCGCGCGGTGGCGATCGGGTCGAGTGCCGAGCAGGGTTCGTCCATCAGGATCACCTCGGGCCGCACGGCGATCGCCCGCGCGATGCACAGCCGCTGCTGCTGCCCGCCGGACAGCGCGAGGGCGCTGGCCTTGAGCTTGTCCTTGACCTCGTCCCAGAGCGCGGCGCCGGTCAGCGCCTCCTCCACGAGGTCGTCGAGGTCGCCCTTCATGCCGTTCACGCGCGGGCCGTAGGCGATGTTGTCGTAGATCGACTTGGGGAAGGGGTTGGGCTTCTGGAAGACCATGCCGATGCGTCGGCGGACCTCGATGGGGTCGACGTCGGCGTCGTACAGATTCTCCCCGTGGTAGACGACCTTGCCGGTCACGCGGGCGCCGGGGATGAGGTCGTTCAACCGGTTCAGGCAGCGGATGACGGTGGACTTGCCGCAGCCGGACGGGCCGATCATCGCGGTGATCTGGCGGCGGCCGATGGTCAGCGTGACATCGCGGACCGCCTGGTGGTCGGCGTACCAGACATCCAGGTCGGAGATGTGGAAGACCGGGTCGCCGAGGGAGGGCGTCGGCCTGCCGTGGCGGCGGTCGCCGATCGCGAGGGCCAGGGAGCGGCCCTCGGGCGCTTCCCGCTTGGTGAGGTCGGGCACCGGCTCTTGCCGATGCGTGGCGGGGACGGGTGCGGGGTCTTGGTTCATCGGGTCACCAGCGCTTGCTGAAGCGGTTGCGCAGCCAGATCGCGGCCGCGTTCATGAGGAGGAGGATGGCGAGCAGGATGACGATCGCGGCGGCGGCCAGGTGGTGGAACTCCTCGCGGGACTGGCTGATCCAGCCGAAGATCTGGATGGGCAGGACGGTGTACGCGCTCTCCAGGCCCTCGGGGTTGAAGGCCACGTAGGTGACCGCACCGAGGAGCAGCAGCGGCGCGGCCTCGCCGATGGCACGGGACAGGGCGAGGATCGACCCCGTCGCGATGCCGGGCACGGCCGCGGGGAGCACCTGACGGCGGATGGTCTGCCACTGGGTCGCGCCCAGGGCCAGGGACGCTTGCCGAATCGACTGGGGCACGGCCCGGATCGCCTCCCGTGACGCGATGATGACGACCGGCATGACGAGCAGGGACAGCGTGAGTGCGGCCGTCAATACCGTTGTACCAAGGGAGAGTTGGCGGGCAAGCAGGCCGAGGCCCAGGATGCCGTAGATGATGGAGGGCACGGCGGCCAGGTTCTGGATGTTCAGCTCGATCAGCCGGTTGTACCAGCGGTTCGGATCGGCGTACTCCTCCAGGTAGATGGCCGCCATGACGCCGGTCGGCAGGCAGAAGAGCGCGGTGAAGGCGACCACCCAGATCGTGCCGAAGATCGCGGACTGGGCGCCCGCGCGCTCGGGCCGGCGGATGGAGGGGAAGTTGTTCCACAGCCGGGAGTCCAGGCGTGGCCAGGCCTCGACGAGGACGTAGGTGAGCAGTACGCCGAGGAAGATGATCCCCACGGCCAGGCAGCACAACAGCAGGGTGCGGAAGGCGGTTTCGCCGGGCCGGAAGCGCGGTCCCGCCAGCTTGCGGGGTGCCGCGCGCGCGGGTGGTTCGGTGACGCGGATGTCGGTCATTCGTACACCTCCCGGTACTTGCGCACCAGGCGGATGCTGAGCATGTTCATCACGAAGGTGATGACGAAAAGCAGGGCGCCGACGGCGAAGATGGTCTTGTACTCGAAGGACTGGACGGGGATGTCGCCCGACCCCGCCTGGGCGATGAACCCGGTCATGGTCTGCATCGCGTCCAGCGGGTTGAAGCTGAGCGTGGCGCGGTTGCCGGACGCGATCGCGACGATCATCGTCTCGCCGATGGCGCGGGAGATGCCGAGTACGCAGGCGGCGACGATGCCCGAGAGGGCCGCGGGCACCACGACGCGTACGGACACGATGCGCTTGCCGGAGCCGAGCGCGTAAGCACCGTCGCGCAGGGCGCCGGGCACGGCGGCCATGGCGTCCTCCGAGAGTGACGCGATGGTCGGGATGATCATGACGCCCATGACGATCCCGGCGGACAGGGCGTTGTTGAAATCGGGGCCTTCGCCGAACGGCCAGTGGTCCTGAAGGAGCGGGGTGACGAAGCTGAGGGCGAAGAACCCGTAGACGACGGTCGGTACTCCGGCGAGCACCTCGAGGGCGGGCTTGAGCACTTGGCGCACGCGCGGACTGGCGTACTCGCTGAGGTAGATGGCCGCGCCGAGACCGACGGGAATGGCGACGAGAAGCGCGATGACGGTGATGAGGAGGGTGGCGCCGAGCAGCGGCAGGACACCGTACTCGGGCTTGGTGAACAGCGCGGTCCACTCGGTGCCGCCCAGGAACGCACCGACGTCCACCCGGCCGAAGAACTCGGCGGTGGGCGGGATCAGCGAGACCACGATCCCGGCGGTCGTGGCGACGGACACCAGGGCGGCGAGCAACAGCAGTGCCTGGATGACCCGTTCGCCGTAGCACGGACGGGTCCTGCGCAGGGACTGCCTCCCTGGGGGTGCCGCGGAGGGCGGACGAGGCGGCGAACTCACTTCGCTGACGCCTTCAGCTTGTCGAGGTCGCTCTTGAGCTGCTCCTCCTGCTTCTGGTTGAGCGGGATGAACTTGGCGTCCTCGGCGATGGATTTGTTGTTCTCGACGTAGTACTCGACGAAGGACAACACCTCTTCCCTGTCGAGGGACTTGGCGTTGGGGTAGATGAACAGCGGCCGGGACAACGGCGCGTACTCGCCGCTCTGCGCGGTCTCGACGCCGGGCGCCACACAGCCCTTGCCCCCGTCGACCTTCAGAGCCTTGAGCTTGCCGGTGTTCTCCTCGAAGTAGGAGTAGCCGAAGTAGCCGAGGCCGCCCTTGGAGCCCGCGACGCCCTGCACGGTGACGTTGTCGTCCTCGGTCGGCGAGTAGTCGGTGCGCGAGGCGCCCTCCTCGCCGTTGACCGCCTCGGTGAAGTAGTCGAAGGTGCCGGAGTCGGTGCCCGCGCCGAACAGCTTCAGCGCCTGGTCGGGGAATTTCGGGTCGATCTGGTTCCAGTTGTTCACCTTGGACTTGGGTTCCCAGATCTTCTTCAACTGCTCGACGGTCAGGCAGTCCACCCAGTCGGCGTCCTTGTTCACGACCACCGTCAGCGCGTCGTTGGCGACCTTGAAGTCCTCGTAGGTGATGCTCCTCTTCTCGCAGGCGGCCTTCTCCTCGCCCTTGATGGGACGGGAGGCGTCGGAGATGTCGGTCTCGCCATTGCAGAACTTCTCGAAGCCGCCGCCGGTGCCCGAAGTACCGACCGTGACCCGGACCTTGGGCTGCTCCTCGGCGAAGATCTCAGCCGCCGCCGTGGTCAGCGGGGCGACCGTGCTGGAGCCGTCCACCTTGACCGTGCCCGAGAGCTGCTCGCCGTCACCGGAACCGCCACCCGCGTCGCCGCCCCCGCAGGCACTCAACGAGAAGGCCGCGGCGCACACCAATGCCGCTCCCCCGGCGAATTTTCCTGAACCACTGGTCGCGTTCATGTCTCACGATCCCTGGTGTCGGGCCGGTGAGTTGGGCCGGCCGCCGAGGAGGTCCGCGTGGAGCGGAGCTCCCTTCAGACACCTTGGATCGAACTTCGGTTATATGAACTCGCGGTGTACGAGAGGTAGCGCGACGCCGAAGCATAGCTGAGCGTCTATATAGACGATCATCACTATATGAATGTCGGCCGCACGCATTGAACTCCCGTGATTGGAGGGGGTGTTGAGCGGTATCGATGTGATGCTTGATGGGTCGCCGTGATGCTTGATGGGTCGTCATCGGCAGGCTCACCGAGGCAGGCTCACCGATACACCTCGGTGGAATGTGAACGGCCCACATCGCGGACGACTTCAAGACCGAGTACGCGGTCGAGATGGGCGAACGTCTCGAACTTGGCGCCGCCCGGTACGTCGACGGCCGACTCCAGATCACCGAGGAGCCGTAGCACGGCCGGGGTGTCGAGACCGTTCTCCAGGGAGGTGCGGGCCCGTTCCACGAAGCCCGCGGGCATCGCCTTGGACGGCTCATCGGCCCAAGCGGCCACGGCTTTACGCCAGTTGGCCAGCTTCTCACCGGCGGCGTCGAGGGCCGGGGCGGAGACGTCGACGGGTTCGTGGTGCGGATGGCCAAGGAGGAGCAGCCGCAGGGCGAGCGCGTCTCGTTCCTTGTCCTGATCCGCGTCTCGATTCGCGCCTGCCGTGGTGGCCGTGGTCGCTTCGCCGACATGGAGCGACAGGCCACCCGCGCCTTCGTACGTACGGCTGGTGAAGTGAACGGCCGGCGGGCCGCCGAGAGCTTCGGTGATCTCGTCGACGGTGCCATGGGCGTCGGCCGGACGGATACCGGTGGCGTCGGCCGACGCCACCGGCGGGCAGGTCCACCCGATGAGGACGGTCCGGCCGCGCAGCTCGACGACGCGGGCCAGCACGTCCGCGACGAGGAGCACACGCAGACCGGTCAAGGCGTCCGGGTCGTCGGCCGACGGCGCGTGGGCGCACATCCGCAGCGGTCCGAACCCGGCCAGATCATCAACGATGCTCAGCACACCACAGAGACTAGGCGTACCGCTCCGCGATGGCACCCGGCGAGAGCGGCCGGGCGGGCAGCGAATCGCAATCGCCGCCCGGCCGCTCCCGCGCGAGCGATCTGCCTCAGGCCGGTCCGACCCCGCCCGTGCAGGCCGCGCCGGGCTCGGGAGTCTGCTCCCCCTGGACGTACTTGCCCAGAAACTTCTCCACCCGCGGATCTGATGCCTTGTCCACGGTGAGCTGGCGGCCCCACGCGGTGAGCGTGAGGGCACCCCTCTGCTCCTTGACCGGGCTCATCAGCGTGTAGGGCGTCGTGCTGACCTTCTGGCTCAGCGCCTTGATGTCGCCGGCCGCCGCCTTGTCGTTGTACGTGATCCAGACGGCGCCGTGCTCCAGCGAGTGGACGGCGTTCTCCTCACCCAGCGGCTTGTCGTACACATCGCCCTGGCAGTTGGCCCACGCCTGGCTGTGATCGCCGCCCGCTGCCGGGGTCATCGGGTAGTCGACCTTCTTCGTGACGTGATTGCGTCCGAGCTTCTTCGCGTCCCACGTCTTCTCCCCCTTGACGGGGGCCTGCGCGACGGCTTCTTCCTTCTCCTTCTCCTCCGACGCGTCGAGCAGGACGTACGAGCCGAATCCGGCGAGCCCGGCCAGTACGGCCACGCCGGCGGTGATGGCGATGACGCGGTTGCGGCGTTCGCGCGCCTGCTCGGCGCGGCGCAGCTCCTGTATGCGGGCCTTGCGTGCGGCGGAGGTCGCGGCCTTCTTGCCTGTCTTGGATGTGCCCATGTCCGGGGATGTCCTTGTCCCCGCCGTGCCCGGGGCGCGGCGGTGGTGATGGTGTGTGAGGTGATCGGCGGCAACGCGGGGCGGCGGCCTAGGTCCTCTGCACCTGAAGGACGTGGAGATCCGGGGCGTGACGGTGAACGGGCGTCCGCGGCACGGGATGTACGGCGGTGGGGGGCGCGGGCAGTCCCGCCTCCCCCAGTGTGGTCGGCACCGCCGGTTCGGCGGCCGGGAGTGCCACCGCCGCGGCATGCGTGGCGGAGGCGCAGCGGTCGCCGGGCGGGCAGCTGTGGCCGAGGGAGGCTTCTTCGGCGAGGGCTGAGTCGCCGGCTCCGGCGGTGGGCGCGGCGGAGAAGGAGAGCACGTCGCGGGCGCCTGGCTCGTCGTGATGTGCCGCGGAGCCGAAGCACACGCACAGGACGGCCAACAGGATGGCCAGGCCGACCCCCGACACGGCACAGCGCGCGGCGGCCCGCCGCTCTCCGCACACCGTGCCCCGCAGACCAGACGCCATGGCCGCAGATAGTAGCCGCTGCCGGATCAGTGCCGGGGCGCAGGGCGGTAACGCC from Streptomyces sp. BA2 encodes:
- the pstB gene encoding phosphate ABC transporter ATP-binding protein PstB; amino-acid sequence: MNQDPAPVPATHRQEPVPDLTKREAPEGRSLALAIGDRRHGRPTPSLGDPVFHISDLDVWYADHQAVRDVTLTIGRRQITAMIGPSGCGKSTVIRCLNRLNDLIPGARVTGKVVYHGENLYDADVDPIEVRRRIGMVFQKPNPFPKSIYDNIAYGPRVNGMKGDLDDLVEEALTGAALWDEVKDKLKASALALSGGQQQRLCIARAIAVRPEVILMDEPCSALDPIATARIEDLMAGLASEFTIVIVTHNMQQAARISDYTAFFTADVDDKGVRHGRLVEYDTTEKIFENPADPRTEDYITGRFG
- the pstC gene encoding phosphate ABC transporter permease subunit PstC, whose protein sequence is MSSPPRPPSAAPPGRQSLRRTRPCYGERVIQALLLLAALVSVATTAGIVVSLIPPTAEFFGRVDVGAFLGGTEWTALFTKPEYGVLPLLGATLLITVIALLVAIPVGLGAAIYLSEYASPRVRQVLKPALEVLAGVPTVVYGFFALSFVTPLLQDHWPFGEGPDFNNALSAGIVMGVMIIPTIASLSEDAMAAVPGALRDGAYALGSGKRIVSVRVVVPAALSGIVAACVLGISRAIGETMIVAIASGNRATLSFNPLDAMQTMTGFIAQAGSGDIPVQSFEYKTIFAVGALLFVITFVMNMLSIRLVRKYREVYE
- a CDS encoding DUF3105 domain-containing protein — encoded protein: MGTSKTGKKAATSAARKARIQELRRAEQARERRNRVIAITAGVAVLAGLAGFGSYVLLDASEEKEKEEAVAQAPVKGEKTWDAKKLGRNHVTKKVDYPMTPAAGGDHSQAWANCQGDVYDKPLGEENAVHSLEHGAVWITYNDKAAAGDIKALSQKVSTTPYTLMSPVKEQRGALTLTAWGRQLTVDKASDPRVEKFLGKYVQGEQTPEPGAACTGGVGPA
- the pstA gene encoding phosphate ABC transporter permease PstA, whose translation is MTDIRVTEPPARAAPRKLAGPRFRPGETAFRTLLLCCLAVGIIFLGVLLTYVLVEAWPRLDSRLWNNFPSIRRPERAGAQSAIFGTIWVVAFTALFCLPTGVMAAIYLEEYADPNRWYNRLIELNIQNLAAVPSIIYGILGLGLLARQLSLGTTVLTAALTLSLLVMPVVIIASREAIRAVPQSIRQASLALGATQWQTIRRQVLPAAVPGIATGSILALSRAIGEAAPLLLLGAVTYVAFNPEGLESAYTVLPIQIFGWISQSREEFHHLAAAAIVILLAILLLMNAAAIWLRNRFSKRW
- a CDS encoding PstS family phosphate ABC transporter substrate-binding protein → MNATSGSGKFAGGAALVCAAAFSLSACGGGDAGGGSGDGEQLSGTVKVDGSSTVAPLTTAAAEIFAEEQPKVRVTVGTSGTGGGFEKFCNGETDISDASRPIKGEEKAACEKRSITYEDFKVANDALTVVVNKDADWVDCLTVEQLKKIWEPKSKVNNWNQIDPKFPDQALKLFGAGTDSGTFDYFTEAVNGEEGASRTDYSPTEDDNVTVQGVAGSKGGLGYFGYSYFEENTGKLKALKVDGGKGCVAPGVETAQSGEYAPLSRPLFIYPNAKSLDREEVLSFVEYYVENNKSIAEDAKFIPLNQKQEEQLKSDLDKLKASAK